The following nucleotide sequence is from Oryzias melastigma strain HK-1 linkage group LG3, ASM292280v2, whole genome shotgun sequence.
TTGACAAGAAGGTCCGCaacatggaaaagaaaaaggtgtgtttttaatatacaaTGTTTGGGgtggttttgtttctttttaatcaaaggTAAGCTGTGAACACTCCTATTGTATTTATTCCTAAATGTATCTATATGGTTGCTTTACAGTCCAAACTGGATGACTATCAGGCAAAAAAGAACAAGGGAGAAAGACTGAATCAAGATCAGCTCGTAAGAAAATGATTCTTTTGCTTTATTGACCACAACGTTATTCAGGGAATTGTTAGAAAATATGCACTTATCTGTGccaaataattcatttttttgcttaactGTTGTGCTGCATTCTTTCAGGAGGCCTTGACGAAGTATCAAGAGATTATCAACAACCTTGACTTTGCTCGAGAACTGCAGAAGAACTTCTTGAGTTTGGGTCAGGAGGTGAGTGAAATCAGTGATTTTAAGCCTATGAGCaaagctttttttgctttagtgtTTAAAAATTTCTAACTAGTTTCATTTAAAGtaacaacaactaaaaacactTCAGCGCTCTCTTTTTTACTGACTGCTTTAAACGATATTAGCATTCAGACTGCTCAGAAAAGCTcatttaaatcttgttttataTCGGTATGCACTGATTAAAGTGTggaaatgatcaaatatttttgtctgaATGCCCAGGTCCAAAAAGCTGTAAAGAAGTCAGCGCGTCGTGAGCAGTTGCAACGGGATGAGTTGGAGCAGCGGCGGTTGAAAACAGTGTTGGAGATCCAGTATTTGCTGGACCAGTTGGGGGACGATGCTGTCAGACAGGACCTCAAAAAACCCGACGCCTCTGGATCTGCTCTGCTCACTGACACAGACCTCACTTCACTCGATGAGTTTTACAAATTGGTTGGACCTGAAAGAAACTACGATGTcaggtaattttttttccccaaatgttaaaaaaaataaatgaataaaagaataaaataattttctccttttacatATCCTGGTATGTCATTTTCAGGTTGACGGAGCAGTATGAAGAGCCTATGCTACATCTGTGGGATTTGCTTGAGGGCAAAGATAAGGCTGTGGCCGGAACCACATGTTAGTGTTTTCTTGACCATGATTGCATTCATACATATTTTAATATGTAACGtggtttttttaagaaaaaaaacttctaataTAAGAAGATTTTTCAAATTACGTATTATGcctcattttattattttaaccattatttaaccagAAAAAATCCTATTGAGATCCACTGATCTGTTTTTCAATGGAGTTCTGGTTAAGATGCAAAAGTTCCACACACCCAAGACATTCCATAGAActgaaatatgtttaaaaaatagaatagaacaaatcaattaactaattaattaaaataggATATAGATGAGTGATTTCATTTCCAGGTGCTTCATAATAACATGGAACTGTGGCAAAGTCATGAGCTTTGATAGTTGAATTGTTTCTTGCAGAAAGTTCCAGTCCATAGGTGCTTTATATTGAAAGGCCATTTTTCCTGGTCATGGTCATgtgacaaaaacatcattttttaaacactctTGTGAATTTTGAATTGCACTACAGATATTAAGGGgtttcagaatcagaaaatatgTTAGTATGAAGTTCGACTCCTATTTGCTTAAaaactcactctgatcatcatttgtgctattttaagtgttcttagtggtcttttaattatgattattcaattttttaggcaaaaaaaaaaatcttttgtggtttagaaaattgcctctgagttgtcAGCAGGACTGTTGGCGGGGAACAGCCCTGCCCCCTTTCCTCTCCTTTTTGCTGAAAGCTTGGAGCAGTATCTTATACCCTACTCAACATATTCTCTACATCATTATTAACccctttttcaaatggcatttttttcatctgctcatgattcacaatgattttagtaaagtaatactcagaattgccattttaagcttagttttcttaataaatgtcccCTGTCAACAACaagaatgccacaagaacatgcaaaaaaaacaaaatgttcatcaaagtgggtttttaatCACTCAGTGTAACTGTCAGCCTGGGTACTAGCTACTAAAAcaactcttgttttttcttaataaagtGGTTCTCTCATGCTGAGTGGAgggcaaaaaaatacatttggagaTTTGCAGCACTGTTTCACAACAggtttatgttcatttttctcattttagacaaATCGTTGAAGGACATTCTGGACAAAGTGATGTTGAGTGGCTACTTTGATAGAGCGCAAACTCATCAGAACGGGGCGTGCGGTGAGGAGGAGACACCAGAGGAGCAGACTGAAGTGGCTGactctgcagcagctggagagcAGCCTTTGCAACCTGGTATGCAAAAGAACAATGACAAATAGTTGGTCTGGTGGAGAATTGTTTCacgctgaaaaaaaatcaacttcatAAGAGGCTTCTTTTTTGTTCTAGAAGGAGTAACAAGCGAAAACTACACAGAACCAGTTCAAGTGGAAACCACAGAGgtaattattttctattttctggaCAGTGACAAACTAATTATTTTGCTTATCgcatattaattttcttttttttcttagtttgttAACAGACAGTTCATTCCAGAACCTTCATACGCCAGTACAGAGAAAGAGCAAGTGGGGGAGTGGACTGTGGAGGCTCAGGTACGGCTACATCACTACCACCCTGTCAACTCATTCCTCATCCCCCTTTTCTGAAGTTTGTCTTTGGATGCATTCAGCAGATGGTGAACTCCCTCCAGCATCAGCCCCCTGCACAGCTGGCTGCAGAGCCCACGGCTGCTGTGAGCCAAGGCCCGCCCTCCCCTGCATCTGACCAAGTGGTCAGAAAGCAGGCGGTGCAGGACCTTATGGCCCAGATGCAGGGGACGTACGACTTCATGCAAGTGAGGAGGCTCTGCATGTAACATAAGACAAgtgtgaacaaaataatgagATTGATCTAAGGtgattctgtaaaaaaaaaaacaagatgtagCTATACTCTCCTGTTTTCCTTCCGTAAGAGTCAGAAAAATGTACTTCCAAGTCAAAGAAACGCTACAAAAatccaaaccatctcaatcAAATATGAATATCTGAAAATATACTGATTCTTAAGCTCTTGGTTCACATATTCTCCTAAATCTGATTCAATGATACACCCCCACATGTTTGCTTTCCTCAGGACTCCATGTTGGAATTTGACAGTCAAGCTTTGGACCCGGCTATTGTGTCAGCTCAGCCCATGAAGCTCGTGCAGACGGTTGATCTGCAGCAGTTGAGCGGCCCTTTGAGTAAGTGATTTATTCTCAATCTGGAAGGATGACGGGCTGCTAGAATATGTGTCTTAATCTctcatatttgattttttttttttttcttcagtccaTTCAGAGTCGAGACTTCCTCAAACAAGTTCCGTGTCTGGACCACGAGAGTCCTCACCAGTAAGTAGAGGAAGAGGCTTGTTTGTCTTGAATTTCAAAAGTGGTTTATCCACTGCAAAGTGAAAACGGAGCAAAAATGTTGAACTCTGCTTATTCATTTACTCAATTTTAGCCTTTTGGTGAGTCATCACAGTAGTAGTAACGTTTTTTCAACCAGataaatcaacaaaacattgaaattaaaaaatctcttaagggtgacctggccaagaggtcagcagcacaCATCAACTTCAAATAGTTTCAAAAGGGAAAGAGAGGATCTTAGTGTAGCATGGCATTTAGATTTTATGTAGATGGCTACAGCACCacctatttatttttaggatggATACAATGGAAAACATAGCGTGAAATGGAGATTTCCTCATCAGAGACACATTTTTCAGACAACACTAAAAAGTCAATGTTATTGAATTTCACACAAATTTCAATAAGATCTAACTTGGGCAGCATGCTAcggatatttatatttataatccCAAGACCTGACCTGGCTCTAAATTCATCAGGAGGACCAGTGTGATTTGGAAGTGGGCTTGGATTGGGTTGAACATCACCTGAAAGTAGTAAGATGAAACATTTCCGTCTCTTAAGTGATTTAGTGCCAATTTCATTTACATTAGACTGTAACCTCATTAAGAGtagaaaagcaattctccacCACATAAGTAGACATCAAGCAGAACAATTGTCAGTGATTTTAAACGGACAGCAACAACAACGCCGACCTACCTGCTTGACCTCATAACGTAGCTTTGCTCATTGCCTTCCAAATTCCCTCTTTCCCCCCTACCCAGGCCTCTTTGTCTCTTCCATCTGAACCGTCTCCTGCCCCCTGTTCCCTGTCTCCTGCCTTCCCACCTGT
It contains:
- the caprin1a gene encoding caprin-1a isoform X1 (The sequence of the model RefSeq protein was modified relative to this genomic sequence to represent the inferred CDS: added 161 bases not found in genome assembly), giving the protein MKTLVFRLIRPDVLAFCRRFAILLLRADLKLKGFAVCVHVYHELLTKRGGNFQIRDARDSLSTVEVHQNMKSMPSATVGNNAAQSAVLDLGGGNNSEAMKQILTIIDKKVRNMEKKKSKLDDYQAKKNKGERLNQDQLEALTKYQEIINNLDFARELQKNFLSLGQEVQKAVKKSARREQLQRDELEQRRLKTVLEIQYLLDQLGDDAVRQDLKKPDASGSALLTDTDLTSLDEFYKLVGPERNYDVRLTEQYEEPMLHLWDLLEGKDKAVAGTTYKSLKDILDKVMLSGYFDRAQTHQNGACGEEETPEEQTEVADSAAAGEQPLQPEGVTSENYTEPVQVETTEFVNRQFIPEPSYASTEKEQVGEWTVEAQQMVNSLQHQPPAQLAAEPTAAVSQGPPSPASDQVVRKQAVQDLMAQMQGTYDFMQDSMLEFDSQALDPAIVSAQPMKLVQTVDLQQLSGPLIHSESRLPQTSSVSGPRESSPASLSLPSEPSPAPCSLSPAFPPVSKPTHTGGTNVNAAPFQSVQAVFNMNAPVPPASDGQGDQLKQSSQFAGGYRAGFHSQTESASEQPDLPKERLQSVVGGFSPQDQVISSQGGHEDSSAGFGQSGQSFYNSRAAPRGGPRNARGMMNGFRGSSNAFRGGFEGYRPPFSNTPPSSGYGQTQFNTNRDYSSSSYQREGYQPGYKRGVTQGPRGVSRGNTQAMRS
- the caprin1a gene encoding caprin-1a isoform X2 (The sequence of the model RefSeq protein was modified relative to this genomic sequence to represent the inferred CDS: added 161 bases not found in genome assembly) encodes the protein MKTLVFRLIRPDVLAFCRRFAILLLRADLKLKGFAVCVHVYHELLTKRGGNFQIRDARDSLSTVEVHQNMKSMPSATVGNNAAQSAVLDLGGGNNSEAMKQILTIIDKKVRNMEKKKSKLDDYQAKKNKGERLNQDQLEALTKYQEIINNLDFARELQKNFLSLGQEVQKAVKKSARREQLQRDELEQRRLKTVLEIQYLLDQLGDDAVRQDLKKPDASGSALLTDTDLTSLDEFYKLVGPERNYDVRLTEQYEEPMLHLWDLLEGKDKAVAGTTYKSLKDILDKVMLSGYFDRAQTHQNGACGEEETPEEQTEVADSAAAGEQPLQPEGVTSENYTEPVQVETTEFVNRQFIPEPSYASTEKEQVGEWTVEAQMVNSLQHQPPAQLAAEPTAAVSQGPPSPASDQVVRKQAVQDLMAQMQGTYDFMQDSMLEFDSQALDPAIVSAQPMKLVQTVDLQQLSGPLIHSESRLPQTSSVSGPRESSPASLSLPSEPSPAPCSLSPAFPPVSKPTHTGGTNVNAAPFQSVQAVFNMNAPVPPASDGQGDQLKQSSQFAGGYRAGFHSQTESASEQPDLPKERLQSVVGGFSPQDQVISSQGGHEDSSAGFGQSGQSFYNSRAAPRGGPRNARGMMNGFRGSSNAFRGGFEGYRPPFSNTPPSSGYGQTQFNTNRDYSSSSYQREGYQPGYKRGVTQGPRGVSRGNTQAMRS
- the caprin1a gene encoding caprin-1a isoform X3 (The sequence of the model RefSeq protein was modified relative to this genomic sequence to represent the inferred CDS: added 161 bases not found in genome assembly); the encoded protein is MKTLVFRLIRPDVLAFCRRFAILLLRADLKLKGFAVCVHVYHELLTKRGGNFQIRDARDSLSTVEVHQNMKSMPSATVGNNAAQSAVLDLGGGNNSEAMKQILTIIDKKVRNMEKKKSKLDDYQAKKNKGERLNQDQLEALTKYQEIINNLDFARELQKNFLSLGQEVQKAVKKSARREQLQRDELEQRRLKTVLEIQYLLDQLGDDAVRQDLKKPDASGSALLTDTDLTSLDEFYKLVGPERNYDVRLTEQYEEPMLHLWDLLEGKDKAVAGTTYKSLKDILDKVMLSGYFDRAQTHQNGACGEEETPEEQTEVADSAAAGEQPLQPEGVTSENYTEPVQVETTEFVNRQFIPEPSYASTEKEQVGEWTVEAQQMVNSLQHQPPAQLAAEPTAAVSQGPPSPASDQVVRKQAVQDLMAQMQGTYDFMQDSMLEFDSQALDPAIVSAQPMKLVQTVDLQQLSGPLIHSESRLPQTSSVSGPRESSPVFNMNAPVPPASDGQGDQLKQSSQFAGGYRAGFHSQTESASEQPDLPKERLQSVVGGFSPQDQVISSQGGHEDSSAGFGQSGQSFYNSRAAPRGGPRNARGMMNGFRGSSNAFRGGFEGYRPPFSNTPPSSGYGQTQFNTNRDYSSSSYQREGYQPGYKRGVTQGPRGVSRGNTQAMRS
- the caprin1a gene encoding caprin-1a isoform X4 (The sequence of the model RefSeq protein was modified relative to this genomic sequence to represent the inferred CDS: added 161 bases not found in genome assembly); amino-acid sequence: MPSATVGNNAAQSAVLDLGGGNNSEAMKQILTIIDKKVRNMEKKKSKLDDYQAKKNKGERLNQDQLEALTKYQEIINNLDFARELQKNFLSLGQEVQKAVKKSARREQLQRDELEQRRLKTVLEIQYLLDQLGDDAVRQDLKKPDASGSALLTDTDLTSLDEFYKLVGPERNYDVRLTEQYEEPMLHLWDLLEGKDKAVAGTTYKSLKDILDKVMLSGYFDRAQTHQNGACGEEETPEEQTEVADSAAAGEQPLQPEGVTSENYTEPVQVETTEFVNRQFIPEPSYASTEKEQVGEWTVEAQQMVNSLQHQPPAQLAAEPTAAVSQGPPSPASDQVVRKQAVQDLMAQMQGTYDFMQDSMLEFDSQALDPAIVSAQPMKLVQTVDLQQLSGPLIHSESRLPQTSSVSGPRESSPASLSLPSEPSPAPCSLSPAFPPVSKPTHTGGTNVNAAPFQSVQAVFNMNAPVPPASDGQGDQLKQSSQFAGGYRAGFHSQTESASEQPDLPKERLQSVVGGFSPQDQVISSQGGHEDSSAGFGQSGQSFYNSRAAPRGGPRNARGMMNGFRGSSNAFRGGFEGYRPPFSNTPPSSGYGQTQFNTNRDYSSSSYQREGYQPGYKRGVTQGPRGVSRGNTQAMRS